One Ricinus communis isolate WT05 ecotype wild-type chromosome 1, ASM1957865v1, whole genome shotgun sequence DNA window includes the following coding sequences:
- the LOC107260724 gene encoding probable pectinesterase 55, whose amino-acid sequence MLLLISASASLLYCSYKKKKMANLHSFLFALVLLLLPFSSSSTALNCQPNQSKFARTITVDQSGNGDFTSVQSAIDSIPEMNTQWIHIQISPGKYREKVTIPVKKPCIFLEGAGIRLTSIEWGDHEATSTSATFTSYPDNIVAKGITFKNTYNLDITKINWWGEKIIWRQAVSARIKGEQCAFYKCAFLGTQDTLWDEKGRHYFSNCYIEGAIDFIFGKAQSIYEGCVISVNIGKYPPGLQGCITAQKKEWPQHSSGFVFKNCVVSGTGKAFLGRAWGPYSTVIFYNSTLSDVIVSEGWNAWNYVHHEANFTYAEANNRGVGADTSKRVPWEKKLNADQLRRFLDLSFVDGGGWLAKIPKLH is encoded by the exons ATGCTCTTACTTATTTCTGCAAGTGCAAGTCTTTTATATTGCTcctacaagaaaaagaaaatggccaatttgcattcttttttatttgctttggTTTTGCTGTTGTTACCATTTTCAAGTTCGTCTACAGCTTTGAATTGCCAACCCAATCAATCCAAGTTTGCACGCACCATAACTGTCGATCAGTCAGGCAATGGAGATTTCACTTCAGTTCAAAGTGCTATTGATTCTATTCCTGAAATGAATACCCAATGGATACATATTCAAATTTCTCCAGGAAAATATAG gGAAAAGGTTACTATTCCTGTAAAGAAACCATGCATTTTTCTTGAAGGAGCAGGCATCAGGTTGACAAGTATCGAATGGGGTGATCATGAAGCTACAAGCACTAGTGCTACCTTTACTTCCTATCCTGACAACATCGTAGCCAAAGGCATAACATTCAAG AATACGTATAACTTGGACATAACCAAAATCAATTGGTGGGGAGAAAAAATTATCTGGAGACAAGCTGTGTCAGCTAGAATTAAAGGGGAGCAATGCGCCTTCTATAAATGTGCCTTTCTAGGGACACAGGATACATTATGGGATGAAAAGGGGCGCCATTATTTCAGCAATTGCTATATTGAAGGTGCTATTGATTTCATTTTTGGCAAAGCCCAATCGATTTATGAG GGATGTGTGATTTCAGTTAACATAGGAAAATATCCACCAGGTCTACAGGGGTGTATAACAGCGCAAAAGAAAGAATGGCCACAACATTCTAGTGGATTTGTCTTCAAAAATTGTGTAGTATCAGGAACTGGTAAAGCTTTTCTTGGAAGAGCTTGGGGACCTTATTCTACAGTCATATTTTACAACTCAACCCTATCAGATGTAATAGTTTCTGAAGGTTGGAACGCTTGGAATTATGTTCACCACGA AGCAAATTTTACATATGCAGAGGCCAATAACAGAGGAGTTGGAGCAGACACTTCCAAGCGAGTGCCCTGGGAAAAGAAACTCAATGCAGATCAGCTCAGGAGATTTTTGGATTTGTCTTTTGTCGATGGAGGTGGATGGCTTGCCAAGATACCTAAACTCCATTAG